One Salvia splendens isolate huo1 chromosome 1, SspV2, whole genome shotgun sequence genomic window, CCAATAACTCTACCTCACTTTTAGTACCATATGATGTTGtataaacaaaaacacaaagGGAGATGAGCAAGTGGATGATTAGAAACAGAAAACTCATACCTCAGAGGAGGTGGATGATAAAATCGCTGAAACAGTGTCCACCACGTCAGTTGGCTCTAGTGAAGCGGTGTTGCAACGATGATCTGAGCTTTTACAGCTTCTTTGGTGGTTAATACCACTCTCCGTAATACGTGAAGTTCCTGGCTCTACAGGAAAATTCAAAAAACTCTTGATCAAATATCAAGTAAGACAGTCAATTTGAATCCTTAACTTTCACATAGCACAACTCTAATACAAAAGGCCAAAAGAATCTTACTATTTTGATGAGCAACTTATTTACCTATATGTATAAAGACTTCTGCAACTTCTGGGTGGGATTGCTGAAGCTGACTGCGAACATTTTCCCCAACATCATGTGCAGCACTAATGCTAGAAAAAGGGTCAACCTACACCAAGTATTTACTCATACCGACTCTCTAAACATGTGACCATATTATGGAACTTGTAATACTATATAGTGTGCTTCAAAACTGCGGCGAGAGAACAAACCTCAACATCCACATCAAGGTACAGATTTGATCCAGCTCGCCTTCCTCTGAGGTGATTATAGCCCTAAAGTTTGCAGCGAAGATCGCTTAAAAAAGGATAGACAAGTGATATGAAACCATGCATAGCAGTTAAAAAGCTAAAATAAAGGAACAAGCCTGAAATGAATGTTTATAAAAAGGAATTAGTTCTACAGGAATTTGAAAATTTCCTACCTTGACTCCCTTAACCCCAAGTATTGTTTGTTTATAAGGTTCAAGGTGTTGTGATGGAATAGCAGCATCCACCAATTCCAAAATACTGAATCATCCACACAGAACAAGGTCATGTCAAAAACTCTCAGCATGTAAAATGATCATTCTCTTTCTCAAACTAAAGCATATATTTCTCAATACAGAAAACGTAAAAGAAGCAGATATATATTGACGCTTGACACTCTACCTTTGGTAACCGCTTTCAAGTCCTGCTTTAAAAATCATCGCAGAAACGAGAAGTCCAGCAAGAGGATCAAGAAACCTCACCCCAAGGATAGATCCACCTAATATTGCAAGTCAGaaataaatatctcaaaaaaTTGTTAATGACATATCAAACAAAGGATGTTACATCCGTCCAAAAGTATATATTGAATTATTGATAAATTCAAGAGCAATTTTTAACAAGCGTAACGCAAACCAAGACTTAAAAGTAAAAGAAACGGATGATCTTGGACCTATGTAGCTCAGCTTTAGGTCAGCAGAGAAAATCTAATGTCCCAGACTTAAATATTAAGAACATATAACTGGCTAAAAATTTCCTAAATTCCTCATATGCATACTTTTGGAATTCATTCTTTTACTCTTAAAGACAATGGACAGATATTTCAATTTGACTGCAAAACAGACTGGTAATTATTCTGATATTCTAGTACATTTAAGCCGCATAGATTGCAAAATATTTTTTCCACCAAACATATTATGCAGGCTCGAAACAATCAAGCCCTTTGAAAGTGAATTAGGGCAAAACACTATTAAATTTAAATGACcaaataaaaaggaaataaatatgaagTAAAATATTTACCAACCCCGATGAGGGCAACTACTGATGAGATAGCATCTGCACGATGATGCCAAGCATTagctttcatgagtccactgcCACTCTTCTCGCCAGCTTTCTTAGTAACCCAATATAGCCTTtccaaagtaaaaaaaaaaaggtgCATGTTAGTCAATACAACGATTAGAGGTAGATCGATATCTGTAGAATCAAATTGACAACAGAAATATCAACTATGAAACAGAACATAAAGAAAACACCAAAAAAACACAAAAGATACTATCCAGTCAACGTAAATAAAGGCAACAGATCCTATAGATAATAAAGAGAGAAATGGCTTTATACCCTTCTTTTACACCTATTGAGACTACAGTCATATTTAAGGCCAGAATCGGGTGCTCCATGTCCATTCCGTGGTGATGTCCACCGAGCTGGTGACCATGAGCATGGTTATGAGCCAAGGAGTGGTTAACCACCTCGGGAGCAGCCGACCAGACACTCTacacaaatttgaaaaaatggAATTGGGATGTTTAACAATGTAAACTGCAGATCTTCAGCTTTAAATAAGTCATATACATCagaaaaaatatagaaatgTACCGCCAGAACATCTATCGCATGCCAAGCAATGCCTCCAGCAGTTAGCAAGAGCACACTTGATATTCCAAGGGCTCCTAATGTCTCAAACTTTCCATGTCCTGAACAATGGCAATTACAATTAATTGTCAAATATGGTGAGTAGAATATTTCAAAATGAAATCCATCAAGAGTGTTTAAGAATATCTCATAAGTCATAATACAATGTGGATGATGATCCGTCCAATATTTGATTGCATTGTGTGCAAGATGGAGACAAATAGACAATATAAAGCGTAGCTGAACATGGAAAATTCACTAATCCAACAACCTTTCAAATACAGCTTTATACAAACATTCACATTTAGCTATCGCCTAGTAAAATAGTTTGATCAAAATTTTTAAGGGTAGAAAAAGGGCCAACTAGTTTTAGTCTCTATGATTTTGACAGAGAAAGGGCATACGAACTAGTATTTCCTTTGTAAAGCAGACAAGTCAGTGACTAAGGCAACAAAGTATAGCTCTCATTTCTAAATTTCTGTTTCATCGTTCCTGATAGATGAGGCCTAAACAACTAAACTAATGAAACATTACATCTTTGTCAAGTCAGATGGCATCTCACGTTACACCTATTCATGGTTGTCTAACAATACTGAACAGTCCACATATCTATTTAACACTCAATGCCACAGCTGAATCAGTAAAAATTGAACACAAAAGCGGAGAGTCTCCATATGAAAGCATGGTGATACAGTTAGTTACTATCATCTTCTAAGAAGCTAAAAACACATTGAATGAACAGAGACTGCTTAAATACAGATCAAATGTGACCATATGGATGTTCTTTATCCTTGGGCGCCCTTCCAGCTCTAAACGAAAACAATGCCACCCCACTCAATACCTAAACCATTACACCACACAGCTACAATTATTAAGTAAAGAAAAGTTGTTACTgtataaagaaacaaaaaaacgCCCAAATCATACCACATCAGAAACCGAATGAGCTGCATCAGCAATAATGGCGGTGCTGCCGGACACATAGCCCGTGAAGGCTTTTCCCAGTGCTAATCCGACGTCCGCGGCGAGGCCTAGCCGAAATATCCTCTCGCCCTCTTTTCCAGAATGAGAATCACCGTGATCGTGGTGCGAGTGGCCGCCATGCCATCGCCGGAAGATCTTGATATTTCGATTTTCAGAATAAAAGGTTGGCCGATCATGAAATTCACCAACAGAAGAGCTTCTCAAAATCTCCGAGTTGCAAAGCTGTGATTTGATTGATATGCAAGATTTCGTAGCAGGATGGTGGAGAACTTTCAAGAATCGAAAACCCATTTCCTCTAATGTGAACACAAATTGAAGCTTAGCCTTAGCatagtatatatgtatatattttcgtttttcgtttttctttttctttttctttttctttttctttttctttttctttttctttttcttttaacgAATGCTATAACTAActcaatcaataaattaaatttcaaacaccGTCTTTTATCTTGAAGATGtctattgattttttttgaagtAGGAATAATGTATTTTGGAGAGTACATGTCTACGAATTGTAATTGTAAATCTTAATAATTATAAACAtcatagaaaatagaaaattcaatcccaaaaaaacaatttaatttttttatcaaaatctaTGAAGCGTGAATCATGCCAAGTTATTAATCAAACATCCAAAAGTTCAAACAGTTTGTTTTTTGAACATATAGACGTTATAAATTGAACGCATACAATACAAGAGAGCGAAAAAATCGGATAATTTCTGGAGCTTGATAGAAACAAA contains:
- the LOC121792904 gene encoding metal tolerance protein 2-like gives rise to the protein MGFRFLKVLHHPATKSCISIKSQLCNSEILRSSSVGEFHDRPTFYSENRNIKIFRRWHGGHSHHDHGDSHSGKEGERIFRLGLAADVGLALGKAFTGYVSGSTAIIADAAHSVSDVVLSGVALFSFRAGRAPKDKEHPYGHGKFETLGALGISSVLLLTAGGIAWHAIDVLASVWSAAPEVVNHSLAHNHAHGHQLGGHHHGMDMEHPILALNMTVVSIGVKEGLYWVTKKAGEKSGSGLMKANAWHHRADAISSVVALIGVGGSILGVRFLDPLAGLLVSAMIFKAGLESGYQSILELVDAAIPSQHLEPYKQTILGVKGVKGYNHLRGRRAGSNLYLDVDVEVDPFSSISAAHDVGENVRSQLQQSHPEVAEVFIHIEPGTSRITESGINHQRSCKSSDHRCNTASLEPTDVVDTVSAILSSTSSEKMSIQRITRHSLQGQILLQIEVSMPPDTSIREAMEVAKEAEKKILEAVSSIAHVSIQLQLGRPMPDFRQ